The following are encoded together in the Girardinichthys multiradiatus isolate DD_20200921_A chromosome X, DD_fGirMul_XY1, whole genome shotgun sequence genome:
- the LOC124863098 gene encoding UNC93-like protein MFSD11 — protein MGPDGKKLLNIIILGFGFMFMFTAFQTCGNIEQTVIKSFNSTEFHGSGYTSMAIIYGVFSASNLVSPSVVTVIGPQVSMFLSGILYSGYIAMFIHPFTWSFYTASVLVGIAAAVLWTAQGNVLAINSSDGTIGRNSGIFWSLLQFSLFFGNLYIYCAWHGHVHITDHDRRTVFISLTVISLVGCFLFFLIRKPDPDSSSRSEVTESLLQTESIDGSTDSSSPPDLCSQALDAFVKACKISVTKEMLLLSVSIGYTGLELTFYSGVYGTCIGAMTRFGSDAKSLIGISGICIGIGEIIGGGVFGLLNKNNRFGRNPVVLLGLITHFVAFFLIFLNIASDAPLAPEGGTDLKAFITPSVGVALLCSFLLGLGDSCFNTQLLSIVGFMFRDNSAPAFAVFKFIQSIMAAVAFFYSNYLLLHWQLLILVIVGFLGSISFFAAETVAESKKRDSDYDSI, from the exons ATGGGTCCAGATGGGAAGAAGCTGCTGAACATCATCATCCTCGGCTTTGGCTTCATGTTCATGTTCACTGCTTTTCAGACATGTGGAAACATAGAG CAAACTGTTATCAAGAGCTTCAACAGCACCGAGTTTCATGGGAGCGGCTACACGAG CATGGCCATCATTTATGGTGTTTTCTCTGCATCCAACCTGGTGTCCCCCTCTGTGGTGACAGTCATCGGACCCCAGGTCTCCATGTTCCTCAGTGGTATTTTATACAG CGGTTACATCGCCATGTTCATCCACCCGTTCACCTGGAGCTTCTACACAGCGTCTGTGTTGGTCGGCATCGCCGCTGCAG TTCTGTGGACTGCTCAGGGAAACGTGTTGGCCATCAACTCCAGCGACGGCACCATCGGCAGAAACAGCGGCATATTCTGGTCGCTGCTGCAGTTCAG TTTGTTCTTTGGGAATCTCTACATTTACTGTGCCTGGCATGGACACGTCCACATCACTG ACCACGACCGCAGGACGGTGTTCATCTCTCTCACCGTGATCAGTTTAGTCGGctgcttcctcttcttcctgatCCGGAAGCCTGACCCAGACTCTTCCTCTCGTTCTGAGGTGACGGAGTCTCTGCTGCAGACAGAGTCCATAGACGGGTCCACAGACAG ctcatctccACCGGACCTCTGCTCTCAGGCTCTGGATGCTTTTG TTAAAGCCTGTAAAATATCGGTCACCAAGGAAATGCTGCTGCTGAGCGTCTCTATTGGATACACAG GTCTGGAGCTCACCTTTTACAGCGGTGTGTACGGGACATGCATCGGAGCCATGACACGCTTTGGGTCCGATGCAAAGAGTTTGATCGGAATCTCTGGAATTTGTATCGGCATCGGAGAGATCATAG GAGGGGGCGTCTTTGGgctgctgaataaaaacaaccgTTTTGGGAGGAACCCTGTGGTGCTGCTGGGACTCATCACTCACTTTGTTGCGTTCTTCCTGATTTTCCTCAACATTGCCAGTGATGCTCCGCTGGCACCAGAGGGCGGGACAGATCTGAAGGCTTTCATCACACCCAG TGTCGGGGTGGCGTTGCTCTGCAGCTTCCTGCTCGGACTGGGAGACAGCTGCTTCAACACGCAGCTCCTGAGCATCGTCGGCTTCATGTTCCGCGACAACAGCGCCCCTGCCTTCGCCGTCTTCAAGTTCATCCAG TCCATCATGGCCGCCGTGGCCTTCTTCTACAGTAACTACCTGCTTCTCCACTGGCAGCTGCTTATCCTCGTCATCGTTGGCTTTTTGGGATCCATCTCATTTTTCGCAGCCGAGACGGTCGCCGAGTCCAAAAAGAGGGACTCGGACTACGACAGCATCTGA